The following are encoded together in the Salvia hispanica cultivar TCC Black 2014 chromosome 6, UniMelb_Shisp_WGS_1.0, whole genome shotgun sequence genome:
- the LOC125192133 gene encoding calmodulin-2/4-like isoform X2, which yields MADILNAEQIVELQEAFSLFDKDGDGCITIEELGTVIRSLDQNPTEEELHDMINEVDIDGNGTIEFAEFLNLMANKMKETDAEEELKEAFKVFDKDQNGYISATELRHVMINLGEKLTDEEVEQMIREADLDGDGQVDYDEFVKMMMAIG from the exons ATGGCTGATATACTGAATGCAGAGCAAATTGTTGAATTGCAGGAAGCCTTCAGCCTCTTTGACAAAGATGGAGATG GTTGCATAACCATTGAAGAATTGGGCACAGTGATCAGGTCTCTAGATCAAAATCCCACCGAGGAAGAGCTCCACGACATGATCAACGAGGTCGATATCGATGGCAACGGCACCATTGAATTCGCTGAGTTCTTGAACCTCATGGCCAACAAAATGAAG GAAACTGATGCAGAGGAAGAGCTTAAAGAAGCTTTCAAGGTGTTTGATAAAGATCAAAATGGTTACATCTCAGCTACTGAG CTTCGGCATGTGATGATCAATCTTGGTGAGAAGTTGACAGATGAAGAGGTGGAACAGATGATAAGAGAGGCTGATTTGGATGGTGATGGACAGGTTGATTATGATGAGTTTGTGAAGATGATGATGGCCATTGGATAG
- the LOC125192133 gene encoding calmodulin-like protein 8 isoform X1 has translation MADILNAEQIVELQEAFSLFDKDGDGCITIEELGTVIRSLDQNPTEEELHDMINEVDIDGNGTIEFAEFLNLMANKMKVNLTHSYINNFSSFHFGFYYFIFNTVFDQETDAEEELKEAFKVFDKDQNGYISATELRHVMINLGEKLTDEEVEQMIREADLDGDGQVDYDEFVKMMMAIG, from the exons ATGGCTGATATACTGAATGCAGAGCAAATTGTTGAATTGCAGGAAGCCTTCAGCCTCTTTGACAAAGATGGAGATG GTTGCATAACCATTGAAGAATTGGGCACAGTGATCAGGTCTCTAGATCAAAATCCCACCGAGGAAGAGCTCCACGACATGATCAACGAGGTCGATATCGATGGCAACGGCACCATTGAATTCGCTGAGTTCTTGAACCTCATGGCCAACAAAATGAAGGTTAACTTAACTCACTCTTACATTAAcaacttttcttcttttcactTTGGcttttactactttatttttaacactGTTTTTGATCAGGAAACTGATGCAGAGGAAGAGCTTAAAGAAGCTTTCAAGGTGTTTGATAAAGATCAAAATGGTTACATCTCAGCTACTGAG CTTCGGCATGTGATGATCAATCTTGGTGAGAAGTTGACAGATGAAGAGGTGGAACAGATGATAAGAGAGGCTGATTTGGATGGTGATGGACAGGTTGATTATGATGAGTTTGTGAAGATGATGATGGCCATTGGATAG
- the LOC125192131 gene encoding uncharacterized protein LOC125192131 isoform X1, giving the protein MGNQNTSGLVEDEEAKNEAQDIGHGVSPPHAVTVEKQPVVQETVAEAEGDETPIVEIQDKADIEDHKGSFEGSDAVMDISSNGSDLGERMSKLSDEQEQPCTMTDVQEEQNVLKDEDLEVDDRDAKEKDKDSVLADAPSVEGAFSEACAHEEELGRDDEPPIEEQSDSFNTVDEAPRTSLPDSSTSQNEHENECSALDHEEKPMIHELGNGDDEPSDQENDHFFTGCSSDPKEVIKAEFEENVDHLLEDVEKQQDSEPTDQEKDQFLTRCSSDPTEVIKAEFEINGDRLLEDAEKQENEPTDQNVIEEAIHLESDTSATEDVYETESEATDKCVIELKSSTEIDTQRLSNEAAEAETPAASDETEPNPSCVGAQVELRKSPSFDFGISFDTRSEESDQTPLLYQDKTARRSLSSCSNLRFPNTEYVGKPLQFQAVQLEEKTLRMERSNSENAQNSLNNKQEKANAVKEDAQTNGSKASPSRNEAAVSPKGNRRRKARSSLFTTCICCNAAIS; this is encoded by the exons ATGGGAAATCAAAACACTTCAGGGCTAGTAG AAGACGAGGAGGCCAAGAATGAGGCACAAGATATCGGGCATGGAGTTAGTCCACCCCATGCAGTGACAGTAGAGAAGCAGCCTGTTGTTCAAGAAACAGTAGCAGAAGCTGAGGGTGATGAAACTCCTATTGTTGAAATACAAGACAAAG CAGATATTGAGGATCACAAGGGCTCTTTTGAGGGTTCTGATGCTGTGATGGATATCAGCAGCAACGGCTCGGATTTGGGGGAAAGAATGTCCAAGTTGAGTGATGAACAAGAACAACCTTGCACCATGACAG ATGTTCAAGAAGAGCAGAATGTGTTGAAGGATGAGGATTTAGAGGTTGATGATCGTGATGCAAAGGAGAAGGACAAAGACTCGGTTTTGGCTGATGCGCCTTCTGTTGAAGGCGCGTTTTCAGAAGCATGTGCGCATGAGGAAGAGCTTGGGAGAGACGACGAGCCTCCTATAGAAGAGCAGAGTGATTCCTTCAACACTGTCGATGAAGCTCCAAGAACTAGTTTGCCAGACTCATCTACATCACAAAATGAGCACGAAAACGAGTGTTCTGCTCTTGATCATGAAGAGAAGCCAATGATCCATGAATTAGGCAACGGTGATGATGAGCCATCTGATCAAGAAAATGACCACTTCTTCACCGGATGCAGCAGCGATCCAAAAGAGGTGATCAAAGCTGAATTTGAGGAAAACGTAGACCATCTACTCGAAGATGTAGAGAAACAACAAGACAGTGAGCCAACTGATCAAGAAAAAGACCAGTTCTTGACCAGATGCAGCAGCGATCCAACAGAAGTGATCAAGGCCGaatttgagataaatggaGACCGTCTACTTGAAGATGcagagaaacaagagaatgAGCCAACTGATCAAAATGTGATTGAAGAAGCCATTCATTTGGAGAGTGATACATCTGCTACAGAAGATGTCTACGAAACTGAGAGTGAAGCCACTGATAAATGTGTGATAGAGCTGAAATCCTCAACAGAAATCGACACACAACGCCTTTCTAATGAAGCAGCAGAGGCTGAAACTCCAGCGGCCTCAGATGAAACTGAACCAAATCCAAGCTGTGTAGGGGCTCAAGTTGAGCTCAGAAAATCTCCGAGCTTTGATTTTGGCATATCATTCGACACGAGGTCTGAAGAATCTGATCAAACTCCTCTGCTGTATCAGGACAAGACAGCAAGGAGAAGCCTCTCCAGCTGCTCAAATCTGAGGTTTCCAAACACAGAATATGTGGGGAAGCCATTGCAGTTCCAAGCTGTCCAACTGGAGGAGAAGACTCTCCGAATGGAACGAAGCAACTCTGAAAACGCGCAAAACTCACTAAACAACAAGCAAGAAAAGGCCAATGCTGTCAAAGAAGATGCACAAACAAATGGCTCAAAGGCCTCTCCATCAAGAAATGAAGCTGCAGTGTCACCAAAGGGAAACAGGAGGCGAAAGGCGAGATCCTCCCTCTTCACTACCTGCATCTGCTGCAATGCAGCCATCAGCTGA
- the LOC125193748 gene encoding transmembrane emp24 domain-containing protein p24beta3-like, which translates to MSMARRMGGEAAALLCLLMLSASWRAAALSLIVTDVECVYEYVYYKDDTVSGNFVVVDHDASWRSTNPGVDFTVTNPENSIVYSLKGSTGDKFDFKVSSGMHKFCFHNPSNSPEAVAFNIHVGHIPKQQDLAKDEHFEPVNAKIAELRESLYSVTLEQKYLKARGYRHRHTNESTRKRVIGYTVGEYLLLVALSGLQVVYIRKLFSKPVAYGRV; encoded by the exons ATGTCGATGGCGAGACGAATGGGCGGAGAGGCGGCGGCGCTTCTATGCCTCCTGATGCTGAGCGCATCGTGGCGCGCGGCGGCGCTCTCACTGATTGTGACGGACGTCGAGTGCGTCTACGAATACGTTTACTACAAGGACGACACCGTGTCGGGGAACTTCGTCGTCGTCGATCACGACGCTTCCTGGAGATCCACTAATCCCGGAGTCGACTTCACC GTGACAAATCCTGAAAACAGTATAGTCTACTCCTTGAAGGGATCAACTGGTGACAAATTCGACTTCAAGGTATCCAGTGGAATGCACAAATTCTGCTTCCACAATCCATCCAACTCGCCAGAAGCAGTCGCCTTCAACATTCACGTCGGCCACATTCCCAAACAACAGGATCTAGCCAAGGATG AGCATTTCGAGCCTGTGAATGCCAAGATTGCTGAACTGAGGGAGTCTTTGTACTCTGTTACATTAGAGCAGAAGTACCTTAAAGCACGTGGTTATCGTCACCGCCATA CAAATGAGAGCACACGAAAGCGCGTGATTGGGTACACGGTCGGGGAATATCTGTTGCTTGTTGCGTTGAGCGGGCTTCAGGTTGTCTACATAAGAAAATTGTTCAGCAAACCCGTCGCATACGGCCGCGTTTGA
- the LOC125192373 gene encoding stem-specific protein TSJT1-like, translated as MLAVFDKSVAKSPDALAQNLQNESLPALEDKFLATYFSSVHPGSVVINLASAGFMAYSSDRQTPLLPRLFAVVDGIFCLFEGHIQNVAHLKQQYGLNKTANEVIIVIEAYRTLRDRGPYPADQVVRDIQGKFAFVLFDSVSNNAFVASDADGSVPFFWGTDADGHLVLSTDGEVVKQGCGKTFAPFPKGCFYTSSGGLRSYEHPVNELKAVPRIDSSGEVCGLTFKVDAESRKGNTGMPRVGSDANWSQNY; from the exons ATGTTGGCTGTTTTCGACAAATCGGTGGCGAAAAGCCCCGATGCATTGGCGCAGAACCTCCAAAATGAATCTCTTCCCGCACTGGAAGACAAATTCTTGGCCACCTATTTCTCGTCCGTACACCCGGGCTCCGTCGTCATCAACCTCGCCTCTGCCGGTTTCATGGCCTACTCTTCTGATCGCCAAACCCCCCTTCTCCCCAG ACTGTTTGCAGTTGTGGACGGCATATTCTGCTTGTTCGAAGGGCATATCCAAAACGTCGCCCACCTTAAGCAGCAGTATGGGTTAAACAAGACGGCGAATGAGGTGATCATCGTTATTGAGGCTTACAGGACGTTGAGGGACAGAGGCCCGTATCCTGCTGATCAAGTGGTCAGGGATATTCAAGGGAAGTTCGCCTTCGTCCTCTTTGACAGTGTCTCGAACAATGCATTTGTAGCATCT GATGCTGATGGCAGTGTTCCCTTCTTTTGGGGGACCGATGCGGATGGCCATCTCGTTCTCTCTACTGATGGAGAAGTCGTCAAGCAAGGCTGTGGAAAAACATTTGCTCCCTTTCCTAAAG GATGTTTCTACACATCTTCTGGAGGTCTCCGAAGCTACGAGCATCCAGTTAACGAACTGAAGGCTGTGCCAAGAATTGACAGCTCTGGCGAAGTTTGTGGCCTGACCTTTAAGGTGGATGCAGAGTCGCGCAAAGGGAACACAGGAATGCCTAGAGTTGGAAGCGACGCAAATTGGTCCCAAAACTACTGA
- the LOC125192131 gene encoding uncharacterized protein LOC125192131 isoform X4, with product MDISSNGSDLGERMSKLSDEQEQPCTMTDVQEEQNVLKDEDLEVDDRDAKEKDKDSVLADAPSVEGAFSEACAHEEELGRDDEPPIEEQSDSFNTVDEAPRTSLPDSSTSQNEHENECSALDHEEKPMIHELGNGDDEPSDQENDHFFTGCSSDPKEVIKAEFEENVDHLLEDVEKQQDSEPTDQEKDQFLTRCSSDPTEVIKAEFEINGDRLLEDAEKQENEPTDQNVIEEAIHLESDTSATEDVYETESEATDKCVIELKSSTEIDTQRLSNEAAEAETPAASDETEPNPSCVGAQVELRKSPSFDFGISFDTRSEESDQTPLLYQDKTARRSLSSCSNLRFPNTEYVGKPLQFQAVQLEEKTLRMERSNSENAQNSLNNKQEKANAVKEDAQTNGSKASPSRNEAAVSPKGNRRRKARSSLFTTCICCNAAIS from the exons ATGGATATCAGCAGCAACGGCTCGGATTTGGGGGAAAGAATGTCCAAGTTGAGTGATGAACAAGAACAACCTTGCACCATGACAG ATGTTCAAGAAGAGCAGAATGTGTTGAAGGATGAGGATTTAGAGGTTGATGATCGTGATGCAAAGGAGAAGGACAAAGACTCGGTTTTGGCTGATGCGCCTTCTGTTGAAGGCGCGTTTTCAGAAGCATGTGCGCATGAGGAAGAGCTTGGGAGAGACGACGAGCCTCCTATAGAAGAGCAGAGTGATTCCTTCAACACTGTCGATGAAGCTCCAAGAACTAGTTTGCCAGACTCATCTACATCACAAAATGAGCACGAAAACGAGTGTTCTGCTCTTGATCATGAAGAGAAGCCAATGATCCATGAATTAGGCAACGGTGATGATGAGCCATCTGATCAAGAAAATGACCACTTCTTCACCGGATGCAGCAGCGATCCAAAAGAGGTGATCAAAGCTGAATTTGAGGAAAACGTAGACCATCTACTCGAAGATGTAGAGAAACAACAAGACAGTGAGCCAACTGATCAAGAAAAAGACCAGTTCTTGACCAGATGCAGCAGCGATCCAACAGAAGTGATCAAGGCCGaatttgagataaatggaGACCGTCTACTTGAAGATGcagagaaacaagagaatgAGCCAACTGATCAAAATGTGATTGAAGAAGCCATTCATTTGGAGAGTGATACATCTGCTACAGAAGATGTCTACGAAACTGAGAGTGAAGCCACTGATAAATGTGTGATAGAGCTGAAATCCTCAACAGAAATCGACACACAACGCCTTTCTAATGAAGCAGCAGAGGCTGAAACTCCAGCGGCCTCAGATGAAACTGAACCAAATCCAAGCTGTGTAGGGGCTCAAGTTGAGCTCAGAAAATCTCCGAGCTTTGATTTTGGCATATCATTCGACACGAGGTCTGAAGAATCTGATCAAACTCCTCTGCTGTATCAGGACAAGACAGCAAGGAGAAGCCTCTCCAGCTGCTCAAATCTGAGGTTTCCAAACACAGAATATGTGGGGAAGCCATTGCAGTTCCAAGCTGTCCAACTGGAGGAGAAGACTCTCCGAATGGAACGAAGCAACTCTGAAAACGCGCAAAACTCACTAAACAACAAGCAAGAAAAGGCCAATGCTGTCAAAGAAGATGCACAAACAAATGGCTCAAAGGCCTCTCCATCAAGAAATGAAGCTGCAGTGTCACCAAAGGGAAACAGGAGGCGAAAGGCGAGATCCTCCCTCTTCACTACCTGCATCTGCTGCAATGCAGCCATCAGCTGA
- the LOC125192131 gene encoding uncharacterized protein LOC125192131 isoform X2: MGNQNTSGLVEDEEAKNEAQDIGHGVSPPHAVTVEKQPVVQETVAEAEGDETPIVEIQDKDIEDHKGSFEGSDAVMDISSNGSDLGERMSKLSDEQEQPCTMTDVQEEQNVLKDEDLEVDDRDAKEKDKDSVLADAPSVEGAFSEACAHEEELGRDDEPPIEEQSDSFNTVDEAPRTSLPDSSTSQNEHENECSALDHEEKPMIHELGNGDDEPSDQENDHFFTGCSSDPKEVIKAEFEENVDHLLEDVEKQQDSEPTDQEKDQFLTRCSSDPTEVIKAEFEINGDRLLEDAEKQENEPTDQNVIEEAIHLESDTSATEDVYETESEATDKCVIELKSSTEIDTQRLSNEAAEAETPAASDETEPNPSCVGAQVELRKSPSFDFGISFDTRSEESDQTPLLYQDKTARRSLSSCSNLRFPNTEYVGKPLQFQAVQLEEKTLRMERSNSENAQNSLNNKQEKANAVKEDAQTNGSKASPSRNEAAVSPKGNRRRKARSSLFTTCICCNAAIS; this comes from the exons ATGGGAAATCAAAACACTTCAGGGCTAGTAG AAGACGAGGAGGCCAAGAATGAGGCACAAGATATCGGGCATGGAGTTAGTCCACCCCATGCAGTGACAGTAGAGAAGCAGCCTGTTGTTCAAGAAACAGTAGCAGAAGCTGAGGGTGATGAAACTCCTATTGTTGAAATACAAGACAAAG ATATTGAGGATCACAAGGGCTCTTTTGAGGGTTCTGATGCTGTGATGGATATCAGCAGCAACGGCTCGGATTTGGGGGAAAGAATGTCCAAGTTGAGTGATGAACAAGAACAACCTTGCACCATGACAG ATGTTCAAGAAGAGCAGAATGTGTTGAAGGATGAGGATTTAGAGGTTGATGATCGTGATGCAAAGGAGAAGGACAAAGACTCGGTTTTGGCTGATGCGCCTTCTGTTGAAGGCGCGTTTTCAGAAGCATGTGCGCATGAGGAAGAGCTTGGGAGAGACGACGAGCCTCCTATAGAAGAGCAGAGTGATTCCTTCAACACTGTCGATGAAGCTCCAAGAACTAGTTTGCCAGACTCATCTACATCACAAAATGAGCACGAAAACGAGTGTTCTGCTCTTGATCATGAAGAGAAGCCAATGATCCATGAATTAGGCAACGGTGATGATGAGCCATCTGATCAAGAAAATGACCACTTCTTCACCGGATGCAGCAGCGATCCAAAAGAGGTGATCAAAGCTGAATTTGAGGAAAACGTAGACCATCTACTCGAAGATGTAGAGAAACAACAAGACAGTGAGCCAACTGATCAAGAAAAAGACCAGTTCTTGACCAGATGCAGCAGCGATCCAACAGAAGTGATCAAGGCCGaatttgagataaatggaGACCGTCTACTTGAAGATGcagagaaacaagagaatgAGCCAACTGATCAAAATGTGATTGAAGAAGCCATTCATTTGGAGAGTGATACATCTGCTACAGAAGATGTCTACGAAACTGAGAGTGAAGCCACTGATAAATGTGTGATAGAGCTGAAATCCTCAACAGAAATCGACACACAACGCCTTTCTAATGAAGCAGCAGAGGCTGAAACTCCAGCGGCCTCAGATGAAACTGAACCAAATCCAAGCTGTGTAGGGGCTCAAGTTGAGCTCAGAAAATCTCCGAGCTTTGATTTTGGCATATCATTCGACACGAGGTCTGAAGAATCTGATCAAACTCCTCTGCTGTATCAGGACAAGACAGCAAGGAGAAGCCTCTCCAGCTGCTCAAATCTGAGGTTTCCAAACACAGAATATGTGGGGAAGCCATTGCAGTTCCAAGCTGTCCAACTGGAGGAGAAGACTCTCCGAATGGAACGAAGCAACTCTGAAAACGCGCAAAACTCACTAAACAACAAGCAAGAAAAGGCCAATGCTGTCAAAGAAGATGCACAAACAAATGGCTCAAAGGCCTCTCCATCAAGAAATGAAGCTGCAGTGTCACCAAAGGGAAACAGGAGGCGAAAGGCGAGATCCTCCCTCTTCACTACCTGCATCTGCTGCAATGCAGCCATCAGCTGA
- the LOC125192131 gene encoding uncharacterized protein LOC125192131 isoform X3 encodes MGNQNTSGLVDEEAKNEAQDIGHGVSPPHAVTVEKQPVVQETVAEAEGDETPIVEIQDKADIEDHKGSFEGSDAVMDISSNGSDLGERMSKLSDEQEQPCTMTDVQEEQNVLKDEDLEVDDRDAKEKDKDSVLADAPSVEGAFSEACAHEEELGRDDEPPIEEQSDSFNTVDEAPRTSLPDSSTSQNEHENECSALDHEEKPMIHELGNGDDEPSDQENDHFFTGCSSDPKEVIKAEFEENVDHLLEDVEKQQDSEPTDQEKDQFLTRCSSDPTEVIKAEFEINGDRLLEDAEKQENEPTDQNVIEEAIHLESDTSATEDVYETESEATDKCVIELKSSTEIDTQRLSNEAAEAETPAASDETEPNPSCVGAQVELRKSPSFDFGISFDTRSEESDQTPLLYQDKTARRSLSSCSNLRFPNTEYVGKPLQFQAVQLEEKTLRMERSNSENAQNSLNNKQEKANAVKEDAQTNGSKASPSRNEAAVSPKGNRRRKARSSLFTTCICCNAAIS; translated from the exons ATGGGAAATCAAAACACTTCAGGGCTAGTAG ACGAGGAGGCCAAGAATGAGGCACAAGATATCGGGCATGGAGTTAGTCCACCCCATGCAGTGACAGTAGAGAAGCAGCCTGTTGTTCAAGAAACAGTAGCAGAAGCTGAGGGTGATGAAACTCCTATTGTTGAAATACAAGACAAAG CAGATATTGAGGATCACAAGGGCTCTTTTGAGGGTTCTGATGCTGTGATGGATATCAGCAGCAACGGCTCGGATTTGGGGGAAAGAATGTCCAAGTTGAGTGATGAACAAGAACAACCTTGCACCATGACAG ATGTTCAAGAAGAGCAGAATGTGTTGAAGGATGAGGATTTAGAGGTTGATGATCGTGATGCAAAGGAGAAGGACAAAGACTCGGTTTTGGCTGATGCGCCTTCTGTTGAAGGCGCGTTTTCAGAAGCATGTGCGCATGAGGAAGAGCTTGGGAGAGACGACGAGCCTCCTATAGAAGAGCAGAGTGATTCCTTCAACACTGTCGATGAAGCTCCAAGAACTAGTTTGCCAGACTCATCTACATCACAAAATGAGCACGAAAACGAGTGTTCTGCTCTTGATCATGAAGAGAAGCCAATGATCCATGAATTAGGCAACGGTGATGATGAGCCATCTGATCAAGAAAATGACCACTTCTTCACCGGATGCAGCAGCGATCCAAAAGAGGTGATCAAAGCTGAATTTGAGGAAAACGTAGACCATCTACTCGAAGATGTAGAGAAACAACAAGACAGTGAGCCAACTGATCAAGAAAAAGACCAGTTCTTGACCAGATGCAGCAGCGATCCAACAGAAGTGATCAAGGCCGaatttgagataaatggaGACCGTCTACTTGAAGATGcagagaaacaagagaatgAGCCAACTGATCAAAATGTGATTGAAGAAGCCATTCATTTGGAGAGTGATACATCTGCTACAGAAGATGTCTACGAAACTGAGAGTGAAGCCACTGATAAATGTGTGATAGAGCTGAAATCCTCAACAGAAATCGACACACAACGCCTTTCTAATGAAGCAGCAGAGGCTGAAACTCCAGCGGCCTCAGATGAAACTGAACCAAATCCAAGCTGTGTAGGGGCTCAAGTTGAGCTCAGAAAATCTCCGAGCTTTGATTTTGGCATATCATTCGACACGAGGTCTGAAGAATCTGATCAAACTCCTCTGCTGTATCAGGACAAGACAGCAAGGAGAAGCCTCTCCAGCTGCTCAAATCTGAGGTTTCCAAACACAGAATATGTGGGGAAGCCATTGCAGTTCCAAGCTGTCCAACTGGAGGAGAAGACTCTCCGAATGGAACGAAGCAACTCTGAAAACGCGCAAAACTCACTAAACAACAAGCAAGAAAAGGCCAATGCTGTCAAAGAAGATGCACAAACAAATGGCTCAAAGGCCTCTCCATCAAGAAATGAAGCTGCAGTGTCACCAAAGGGAAACAGGAGGCGAAAGGCGAGATCCTCCCTCTTCACTACCTGCATCTGCTGCAATGCAGCCATCAGCTGA
- the LOC125197023 gene encoding ADP-ribosylation factor-like protein 5 — MGALMSKMWFMMFPAKEYKIVVVGLDNAGKTTTLYKLHLGEVVTTHPTVGSNVEEVVYKNIRFEVWDLGGQDRLRTSWATYYRGTHAVIVVIDSTDRARISIMKDELFSLLPNEDLQSAVVLVYANKQDLKDAMTPAEITDALSLHSIKKHDWHIQACSALTGDGLYDGLGWIAQRVAGKATS; from the exons ATGGGGGCGCTGATGTCGAAGATGTGGTTCATGATGTTTCCGGCGAAGGAGTACAAGATCGTGGTGGTGGGGCTGGACAACGCCGGCAAAACGACGACGCTTTACAAGCTTCATTTGGGGGAGGTGGTCACCACGCATCCAACTGTCGGCAGCAACGTTGAAGAGGTCGTCTACAAGAATATTCGATTTGAG GTGTGGGATCTTGGTGGACAAGATAGGCTGAGGACGTCGTGGGCAACTTATTACCGCGGGACACATGCTGTTATAGTGGTGATAGACAGCACCGATAGAGCCAGGATCTCCATAATGAAAGATGAGCTATTCAGTCTGCTTCCAAATGAGGATCTCCAGAGCGCAGTAGTGCTCGTGTATGCAAACAAACAGGATCTGAAGGACGCAATGACCCCTGCTGAGATAACCGATGCCCTATCCCTTCACAGTATTAAGAAGCACGACTGGCACATCCAGGCTTGCTCTGCACTAACCGGTGACGGCCTATATGATGGTCTGGGGTGGATCGCACAAAGAGTCGCTGGAAAAGCAACGAGCTAG
- the LOC125194414 gene encoding ATP sulfurylase 1, chloroplastic-like: MAAMASLHLKTSPHSISKLPKPYSPAAAAAVALPIRRLRGASRSATRISASLIDPDGGRLVELFVPEWEKGSKLKAANELPRITLSEIDLQWVHVLSEGWASPLKGFMREAEFLQTLHFNAIRLDNGSLVNMSVPIVLAIDDAQKTRVGSSASVALVDERDDVVAVLSNIEIYKHNKEERIARTWGTTAPGLPYVDEAITHAGNWLVGGDLEVINPVKYEDGLDRFRLSPAQLRDEFERRNADAVFAFQLRNPVHNGHALLMTDTRRRLLEMGYKNPVLLLHPLGGYTKADDVPLSWRMKQHEKVLEDGVLDPETTVVSIFPSPMHYAGPTEVQWHAKARINAGANFYIVGRDPAGMGHPLEKRDLYDADHGKKVLSMAPGLERLNILPFKVAAYDKTQNKMAFFDPTRAQDFVFISGTKMRTLAKNKESPPDGFMCPGGWKVLVDYYDSLSLSDNGRVPEPIPA, from the exons ATGGCAGCAATGGCCTCTCTTCACCTCAAAACATCCCCACATTCAATCTCCAAACTACCAAAGCCCTATTCCCCCGCCGCCGCAGCCGCCGTAGCCCTACCAATCCGGCGCCTCCGCGGGGCGAGCCGATCGGCGACCCGGATTTCGGCATCCCTAATCGACCCGGACGGCGGGAGGCTGGTGGAGCTGTTCGTGCCGGAATGGGAGAAGGGATCGAAATTGAAGGCGGCGAATGAGCTGCCGAGGATCACGCTATCGGAAATCGATCTGCAATGGGTGCACGTGCTGAGCGAGGGGTGGGCCAGCCCGCTCAAGGGCTTCATGCGCGAAGCAGAGTTTCTCCAAACACTTCATTTCAACGCAATCCGGCTCGACAACGGCTCGCTCGTCAACATGTCGGTGCCGATCGTGCTCGCCATCGACGACGCCCAGAAGACCCGGGTCGGGTCGTCTGCCAGCGTGGCGCTCGTCGATGAACGCGACGACGTCGTTGCTGTCTTGAGCAA TATCGAGATTTACAAACACAACAAAGAAGAGAGGATAGCAAGAACTTGGGGCACGACAGCACCCGGTCTGCCCTATGTCGACGAAGCCATCACTCATGCCGGGAACTGGCTTGTCGGTGGGGACCTAGAGGTCATAAATCCGGTCAAGTACGAGGATGGCCTTGACCGCTTCCGTCTCTCTCCTGCTCAGCTGCGCGACGAGTTTGAGAGGCGCAATGCAGATGCTGTTTTCGCGTTCCAGCTGAGAAACCCTGTCCACAATGGCCACGCCCTCTTGATGACAGACACTCGTCGCAGGCTGCTTGAGATGGGGTACAAGAACCCGGTGCTCTTGCTCCATCCCTTGGGAGGCTACACCAAGGCTGATGACGTGCCACTGAGCTGGCGGATGAAGCAGCATGAGAAG GTGCTGGAAGATGGTGTTCTGGACCCGGAGACGACGGTTGTGTCGATCTTCCCGTCGCCAATGCACTATGCTGGCCCGACAGAGGTGCAGTGGCACGCGAAGGCTAGGATCAACGCAGGTGCCAACTTCTACATTGTGGGACGGGATCCGGCTGGTATGGGACACCCGCTCGAGAAGAGAGACCTTTATGATGCAGATCACGGGAAGAAGGTGCTGAGCATGGCGCCCGGCTTGGAGCGCCTCAATATCCTTCCTTTCAAG GTAGCTGCTTATGACAAGACTCAGAACAAAATGGCATTCTTTGATCCAACAAGGGCACAAGATTTTGTGTTTATATCTGGCACAAAG ATGCGTACACTTGCTAAGAACAAAGAAAGCCCGCCGGATGGATTCATGTGCCCCGGTGGGTGGAAGGTTCTGGTGGACTACTACGACAGCCTTTCTCTCTCGGACAATGGGAGAGTGCCGGAGCCAATTCCGGCTTAA